One stretch of Anas acuta chromosome W, bAnaAcu1.1, whole genome shotgun sequence DNA includes these proteins:
- the LOC137847077 gene encoding olfactory receptor 14C36-like — translation MSNSSSITEFLLLAFTDTRELQLLHFALFLGIYLAALLGNSLILTAVACDHRLHTPMYFFLLNLSVIDLGSISTTVPKAMANSLWDTRAISYAGCAAQVFFFVFLIGAEYFLLTIMAYDRYVAICKPLHYGSLLGNRACAQMAAAAWGSGVLYALLHTANTFSLPLCQGNAVKQFFCEIPQILKLSCSHSYLREIGLLTVSCFLFWGCFAFILFSYVQIFMAVLRMPSEQGRHKLFSTCLPHLAVVFLFLSTGMFAYLKPPSISSPSLNLVMAFLYSVMPPAMNPLIYSMRNQELKNVIRKVMSWMFFRIC, via the coding sequence atgtccaacagcagctccatcacagagttcctcctcctggcattcacagacacacgggagctgcagctcctgcacttcgcgctcttcctgggcatctacctggctgccctcctgggcaacagCCTAATCCTCACcgccgtagcctgcgaccaccgcctccacacccccatgtacttcttcctcctcaacctctcCGTGATTGACCTGGGCTCCATTTCtaccactgtccccaaagccatggccaattccctctgggaTACCAGGGCCATTTCCTATGCAGGGTGTGCTGCtcaggtcttcttttttgttttcttgattgGAGCAGAGTATttccttctcaccatcatggcctatgaccgctacgttgccatctgcaagcccctgcactacgggagcctcctgggcaacagagcttgtgcccagatggcagcagctgcctggggcagtggggttctctatgctctgctgcacactgccaatacattttccctgcccctctgccaaggcaatgctgtgaaacagttcttctgtgaaatcccccagatcctcaagctctcctgctcacactcctaCCTCAGGGAAATTGGGCTTCTCACAGTtagttgttttctgttctgggggtgttttgctttcattcttttctcctaTGTACAGATTTTcatggctgtgctgaggatgccctctgagcagggacgGCACAAACTCTtctccacatgcctccctcacctggctgtggtctttctgtttctcagcactGGCATGTTTGCCTATCTGAAGCCcccttccatctcctccccatccctgaaCCTGGTGATGGCTTTCCTGTACTCGGTGATGCCCCCAGCAatgaaccccctcatctacagcatgaggaaccaggagctcaagaaTGTCATTAGGAAAGTGATGTCATGGATGTTTTTCAGGATATGCTGA
- the LOC137847450 gene encoding olfactory receptor 14J1-like encodes MSNSSSITEFLLAFTDTRELQLLHFALFLGIYLAALLGNGLILTAIACNQRLHTPMYFFLLNFALLDLGCISTTVPKAMANALWGSRAISYAGCAAQVFLFVFLFSAEYSLLTVMAYDRYVAICKPLHYGSLLGSRACAQMAAAAWGSGILNALLQTGNTFSLPLCQGNAVDQFFCEIPQILKLSCSHSYLREAGLVMVSACFASGCFVFIVLSYVQIIRAVLRMPSEQGQHKAFSTCLPHLAVVCLFVSTGAFSYLKLPSISFPSLDLVVAVLYSVVPPVLNPLIYSLRNEELLNSVKKVISWSFFNSYKIMASFHK; translated from the coding sequence ATGTCCAACAGTAGCTCCATCACCGAGTTCCTCCTGGCATTCACAgacacacgggagctgcagctcctgcacttcgcgctcttcctgggcatctacctggctgccctcctgggcaacggcctcatccttACAGCCATAGCCTGCAACCAACGCCTCCACActcccatgtacttcttcctcctcaactttgccctcctcgacctgggctgcatctccaccactgtccccaaagccatggccaatgccctctggggatccagggccatctcctatgcaggatgtgctgcacaggtcttccTGTTTGTCTTCTTGTTTTCAGCAGAATATTCTCTTCTTactgtcatggcctatgaccgctatgttgccatctgcaagcccttgcactacgggagcctcctaggcagcagagcttgtgcccagatggcagcagctgcctggggcagtgggatTCTCAATGCTCTGCTGCAAACTGgtaacacattttccctgcccctctgccaaggcaatgccgtggaccagttcttctgtgaaattccccagatccttaagctctcctgctcacactcctacctcagggaagctgGGCTTGTCATGGTTAGTGCATGCTTTGCTTCTGGATGTTTTGTATTCATTGTGCTCTCCTATGTACAGATCATCAGGGccgtgctgaggatgccctctgagcagggacagcacaaagccttttctaCATGCCttcctcacctggccgtggtctgcctgtttgtcagcactggAGCTTTTTCTTACCTGAAGCtcccctccatctccttcccatccctggacctggtggtggctgttctgtactcggtggtaCCTCCAGTgctgaaccccctcatctacagcttGAGGAACGAGGAGCTCTTGAATTCTGTGAAGAAAGTGATTTCCTGGAGTTTTTTCAATAGTTATAAAATTATGGCCTCTTTCCATAAATGA
- the LOC137847400 gene encoding olfactory receptor 14C36-like: MSNSSSITKFLLLAFADTRELQLLHFVLFLGIYLAALLGNGLILTAIACDHRLHTPMYFFLLNLALVDLGCISTTVPKAMANSLHDTRAISYAGCAAQVFLFPFLMSAEYFLLTVMAYDRYIAICKPLHYGSLLGSRACAQMAAAAWGSGFLNAVLQTSNTFSLPLCQGNAVDQFFCEIPSILKLSCTESYIREIVLVIVSAFFGFGCFVFIVLSYVQIFRVVLRIPSVQGRHKSFSTCLPHLAVVSLFLSTAMFSYLKPPSISSPFLNVVVAVLYSVMPPALNPLIYSMRNKELKGAVIKVISYIVHICTCSQLCYQESVILDCFQ, encoded by the coding sequence atgtccaacagcagctccatcaccaagttcctcctcctggcattcgcagacacacgggagctgcagctcctgcacttcgtgctcttcctgggcatctacctggctgccctcctgggcaacggcctcatcctcaccgccaTAGCCTgtgaccaccgcctccacacccccatgtacttcttcctcctcaacctcgccctcgTTGACCTGGGCTGCATatccaccactgtccccaaagccatggccaattcccttCATGATACCAGGGCAATTTCCTATGCAGGATGCGCTGCCCAagtcttccttttcccctttcttatgTCAGCAGagtattttcttctcactgtcatggcctatgaccgctacattgccatctgcaagcccctgcactacggaagcctcctgggcagcagagcttgtgcccagatggcagcagctgcctggggcagtggctttctcaatgctgtcctgcaaacttccaatacattttcattgccactctgccaaggcaatgctgtggaccagttcttctgtgaaatcccctcGATTCTCAAGCTCTCCTGCACAGAATCCTACATCAGGGAAATTGTACTTGTCATTGTTAGTGCCTTTTTTGggtttgggtgttttgtttttattgtactgtcctatgtgcagatcttcagggtcGTGCTGAGGATCCCCTCTGTGCAGGGACGGCACAAatccttttccacgtgcctccctcacttGGCCGTGgtctctctttttctcagcacagccatgttttcctacctgaagcccccctccatctcctccccattcTTGAATGTGGtagtggcagttctgtactcagtgatGCCCCCTgcactgaaccccctcatctacagcatgaggaacaaggagcTCAAGGGAGCTGTTATAAAAGTGATTTCATATATTGTTCATATCTGTACATGTTCCCAATTATGCTATCAGGAAAGTGTTATTCTGGATTGTTTTCAATAG
- the LOC137847073 gene encoding olfactory receptor 14A16-like, whose amino-acid sequence MSNSSSITEFLLLLPFADTRELQLLHFALFLGIYLAALLGNGLILTTVACDHRLHTPMYFFLLNLALLDLGCISTTVPKAMANSLWDTRTISYSGCAAQVFLFPFLMSAEYFLLTVMSYDRYVAICKPLDYGTLLSSRACAQMAAAAWGSGVLNALLHTTNTFSLPLCQGNALDQFFCEIPQISKLSCSNSYLREVALLILSGFLFLGCFVFIVMSYVQIFRAVLRIPSQLGRHKAFSTCLPHLAVVSLFISTGIFSYLKPPSLSSPSLNVVVAVLYLVMPPAVNPLIYSMRNQELKDALRKVISWTFFRSDKLFLSLHK is encoded by the coding sequence atgtccaacagcagctccatcaccgagttcctcctcctgctgccattcgcagacacgcgggagctgcagctcctgcacttcgcactcttcctgggcatctacctggctgccctcctgggcaacggcctcatcctcaccaccgtagcctgcgaccaccgcctccacacccccatgtacttcttcctcctcaacctcgccctcctcgacctgggctgtatctccaccactgtccccaaagccatggccaattccctctgggacaccaggaccATTTCCTACTCGGGATGTGCTGCCCAggtctttcttttcccctttctcatgtcagcagaatattttcttctcactgtcatgtcctatgaccgctacgttgccatctgcaagcccctggaCTACGGGACCCTCCTGAGtagcagagcttgtgcccagatggcagcagctgcctggggcagtggggttctCAATGCTCTGTTGCACACTACCAATACATTTTCACTTCCCCTTTGCCAAGGCAATGCtttggaccagttcttctgtgaaatcccccagatttccaagctctcctgctcaaattcctacctcagggaagttgcaCTCCTCATATTGAGTGGTTTTCtctttttggggtgttttgttttcattgttatgtcctatgtgcagatcttcagggctgtgctaaGAATCCCATCTCAGCTCGGaaggcacaaagccttttccacatgtctccctcacctggccgtggtctccctgtttaTTAGCACAGGAATTTTTTCGTACCTGAAGCCGCCCTCCCTGTCCTCCCCATCCTTGAATGTAgtggtggcagttctgtacttggtgatgcctccagcagtgaaccccctcatctacagcatgaggaaccaggagctgaagGATGCCCTGAGGAAAGTGATTTCATGgacatttttcagaagtgataaactttttctctctctccacaaATGA